The nucleotide sequence TTCCACCATACTTGCCTGATAATGGAGGTCATCCTGATATCTTTCATAGGCCCGACGCTCTTCATCAGACAGCTTGAGAATATCCAGCTCCTGCTTGGCCTTCTTTATTCCTTTTGCCTTGAAATCGCTCTTGATCTCCTCGTTTTTCAGGAAATAAATCCACTCATCCAAGGTGTCTTTGGCGATATCGTCGAATTTATTGACCTTGATCAGGTAGTACTCCGGGAAAATTTCATGGAGCTTATCCTTTCCGTACAGCTCCTGCTGTTCATCAGAAAGCTGCAATACATCCTGTTCATGCAATCCTCGAAAAGAAGTGGTACCGTGATACACATAGTCGTCTCCGTGCCCCAGATCAAAGTAAAGAATATTGATCGAGATAACCTTGGCGACCTTGGAATACGGGTTACTTTCGTGAAGATGCTCGGTGATCACCTTAGAGGTACCAAAGAGAATGCGTTGGAGGTAATCAAACTCCCGTTCGTACTGCACTTCAATAATGATAAGCTCTTCCTTCTCGTTTTTTACCTT is from Candidatus Electrothrix sp. GW3-4 and encodes:
- a CDS encoding Rpn family recombination-promoting nuclease/putative transposase, encoding MSRRKLISFDWAMKKLLRSKANFEILEGFLSELLMENVRILELLESEGNKEDARDKFNRVDLKVKNEKEELIIIEVQYEREFDYLQRILFGTSKVITEHLHESNPYSKVAKVISINILYFDLGHGDDYVYHGTTSFRGLHEQDVLQLSDEQQELYGKDKLHEIFPEYYLIKVNKFDDIAKDTLDEWIYFLKNEEIKSDFKAKGIKKAKQELDILKLSDEERRAYERYQDDLHYQASMVESTYTAGINKGAKQGEQRKAVEIALKIINKGVLDDNEIAEMTGLTAGEVGDLRK